A window from Ictalurus furcatus strain D&B chromosome 16, Billie_1.0, whole genome shotgun sequence encodes these proteins:
- the LOC128620022 gene encoding solute carrier family 46 member 3 translates to MKGLYLVEPVVAVYAFASFMVYPLVQQYVYRRLWQQITNTSYPVLGTSSQCDTNSSNHSSQHEEVQKATSLFSMYSELFSMIPSLLVTLVLVTYSDQRGRKITIILPLIGSLVYCTCFLVVSIFELNLYLLIAASILSSLFGGIGTILGGCFSYVADLFEDGKQKMLRMAGLDMMLGLLSGVALISTGYFINSAGFNWPFFTAAMFHLLNLVYALFILEESRVIDSVAYGETNTHTLKKLTLGIYSLFVRGSRRRNYLLVLLIIIFCSFSFVNFGGLSLFMLYELNEPLCWNEILIGYGSALSTAVFAVSFVGVYALSRCLSDTTIIFIGILSVFIGFVMMAFIKTTLLMFLVRIPMLLAIMPFPVMRAMMSKVVSKTEQGALFACVTAIDNLTTTMANAVFNSIYAATVAWFPGFAFLLAGGLCLIPISLLGMLRFFGLENTNESESLLPEEETPETDYTPVV, encoded by the exons ATGAAGGGTTTGTATTTGGTGGAGCCGGTGGTCGCTGTGTACGCGTTTGCCAGTTTTATGGTGTATCCTCTGGTGCAGCAGTATGTTTACCGCCGTCTGTGGCAGCAGATCACCAACACCTCTTACCCTGTACTCGGAACTTCATCCCAGTGCGACACGAACAGCAGCAACCATTCCAGCCAACATGAA gaAGTGCAAAAAGCAACCTCGCTGTTCTCCATGTACTCAGAACTTTTCTCCATGATCCCCAGTCTCCTGGTGACCCTTGTCCTGGTGACTTATAGCGACCAGCGTGGACGTAAAATCACCATCATTCTCCCTCTCATAGGCTCTCTGGTCTACTGCACCTGCTTCCTAGTAGTGTCCATCTTTGAGCTTAACCTCTACCTGCTAATTGCAGCATCCATACTCAGCTCCCTCTTCGGTGGTATAGGCACGATCCTGGGTGGCTGCTTCTCCTACGTGGCCGACTTGTTCGAGGATGGAAAGCAGAAGATGCTACGCATGGCTGGGCTGGACATGATGCTCGGACTTCTCTCTGGCGTAGCCTTGATCTCCACAGGCTACTTTATAAATTCAGCGGGATTTAACTGGCCCTTTTTCACCGCTGCCATGTTTCATCTGCTCAATCTAGTTTATGCACTGTTTATTCTGGAGGAAAGCAGGGTGATTGACAGTGTGGCTTATGGTGAAACTAACACTCATACATTAAAGAAGCTTACACTTGGGATCTACAGCCTCTTTGTGCGGGGAAGCAGGAGGAGGAACTACCTGCTTGTACTCTTGATTATCATCTTCTGCTCATTCAGCTTTGTGAACTTTGGAGGCCTGAGTTTGTTCATGCTTTACGAGCTGAACGAACCACTGTGCTGGAACGAGATCCTCATTGGCTATGGCTCGGCTCTCTCCACAGCTGTGTTTGCTGTCAGCTTCGTCGGCGTGTATGCGCTGTCACGCTGCCTCTCTGACACGACCATCATCTTCATTGGGATATTGTCTGTTTTCATAGGCTTcgtgatgatggccttcatcaAGACCACACTTCTGATGTTTCTTG TGAGGATTCCTATGCTCCTGGCTATCATGCCGTTTCCTGTCATGCGTGCCATGATGTCAAAGGTGGTCTCAAAGACTGAGCAGG GTGCACTCTTTGCCTGTGTGACCGCCATTGATAATCTAACAACTACCATGGCAAATGCAGTATTCAACAGCATCTATGCTGCCACAGTAGCCTGGTTCCCTGGTTTTGCCTTCCTCCTGGCTGGTGGACTGTGCCTCATTCCCATTAGTCTGCTGGG